The following nucleotide sequence is from Juglans microcarpa x Juglans regia isolate MS1-56 chromosome 6D, Jm3101_v1.0, whole genome shotgun sequence.
AGCCTTGCCTTGATGGCTCAATGTGCCTCCAGAAGGCAAGGTTGATATAGTTGATGTAATCAACTAAAAGATGTTAAAGTCAAACAACTTTGACTCGAACAGTTTCAATATACAGCCTTGCCTTGATGGCTCGGTGTGCCTCCAGAAGCAAGACACCTCAACAACATAAACATAGAACAGATTGGATAAGATTTATCAATCAAAACATGATAAACAAAACACCATTTCATACTTGAAGCAAGACAATAAACATAGAACAGATTGGATAAGATTTATCAAGCAAAACATGATAAACAACACACGATTTCATACTTGaagcaataaaatattttatagaacaGATTGGATAAGAtttatcaaccaaaacatgttaaACACAACACCATTTCATACTTGAAGCAAAAACATAACCATAGAATAGATTGGAAAAGAtttatcaaccaaaacatgttaaACAAAGCACCAGTTGATACTTGAAGCAAGACAATAAACATAGAATAGATTGGATAAGATAtatcaaccaaaacatgataAACACAACCATATTGACAACAAACACAGCCACAGGCTACATAGCACCTCTAGAaacttcaaatttctatacTCCAGTTAACAATATACACAAACAACCAGAAAGAACTCAGAgaatcaaatgaaaattttaaaatctgtagtaaaaaaatataaacatagaaTAAAGGAGGAATAAGTTAAACTCACTGTGCTGTGGACTGAAAATTTCGCTTCAAGCACAGATCTATAAGTTCTTTCTTCAGAAGGTTTTTccctcaaaattttcaatatgaATAATATAGTGCTAGTGCAATGTGCAAACAATAGCAAGATCAAGATAGGAAAAGAGTCAAAAGCCCATACTCtgccattaaaaataaaaaatccattttCATAGAACAGATTGGAGTGATAGACAGAGACAATCACAACAGCATGCATATATCATATATGCCGTGATTGTTGATGTATGGCAAGATAGTGTCACATTGTCACACCACTTCGGCATACAGATCTTTACTAACATGAATCACATGATTAGATGTACAATACTAGAATTTAGAAAGAGTTAGGAGAGAACCAGAGGTTCGCAATACTCAGATAACTAAATAAGTGGTTCCAAATCTCCAAAGTTCCCAACGAAATGGTTATAAATTGGAAAAGAACGTGGCTAATCGACTGATGGATGGAGGAAACATAGAACTAGAGAACCACGAACCACGAAATCAGGGATTCAGCTGGTTGGGAGTCATAAATGCTAGCATTTAATGACCCATTTGTCAAGGCCCGATTGCCATCTCTGAGACTGAGATTGTAGTCACGGCTCCCCGAAAATCTTGCTGCCGGCTGCATCTGCTACGGTTTCTCGCTGTCGCAACCGGTATCACAAGATTCACAACAGAAGCCCCTCGGGTTCTTGAATCTTGATGGCTACAAGCCTTCAAGAATCTAGAATCAATTCAAGGCTTCATTCCATGGAAATCGAGGTAAGTGACGAAGCGtaggaggctagggtttcgtgATGGCTTTGAGAGAATAAGTGAGGAACTGTGAAACGGCTGAAGGAGAAATGAGATGCAACTTGCAAGTGGGTGGGGGCGGCTAGGGTTTCATTATGAATCAACGGCTCAGATTTGGATATAAAGATCCAAGGGCCTCAATAACTCCAAATGTCACACGGGCAGGCTCTCTAACACACATTATATGTAACACATTACAAATGTTATATGCTATAAAACTAGATTAATATGTGACACATGTTATATACTATTAAActatatgtattatatactatgaaggtatatgtattatatactataaaactatatatttattctgtatacatatataagtttataacattgtctaactttatattttatcaaacattataatttattactcataatataatattatagttatattatatactataatactattatactaatatgATAAGGAGATggtgtaatttgtaaatttataatgttatatatttattggacTCATGTATTCATCATAACTTCTAGTTCTATAAGACTAGaagttaatattataaatttatatatagtatatgtagTCGACTATAAGTCTATAAGACTATAAGTCTATAcataattatgtatattataaattatatatatatctaacttatgtatattatatatattgtattatatatgtatgaatatatACGAGTCGAGCTGATGAGCTGAGTTGAGTCGAGTTGAGCTTCATACGAGTTTGTTCACAAACATTAATCGAGCCGGTTGAGCGTTATACGAGTTTGTATCGTTTAATAATCGAGCCTAATTCTGTGTTTGTGAACGGTCCATTTAATATTCGATTTGAGTCGAACTCGAGTTTAATCGAGCTGAGTTCGAGCTGTCTGTCGAGTAGCCTTTTCATTTTACAGCCCTAATTGTGCGGGGTCGCAAAGTTTTTCCAGTCTTTTCTTGACTTTGGCAACACTTATGTCCAACCACGGAAGAATCACAGAGGAATTCTTATGACAGTGATGGAAGCTCAAAAAGTGATGCTCTGGACATGCTCCTGTGTTGAGGCGATGAAAGGGAGTAGACCAAGCTCAGCACCCGAAGTTTTGAGCAAGGATGGAAGGAGTTATCCTAAGGTTTGCAAGTCTGTTAGTGTAGAAATACAAGGAGTATGAGGAGCTGTAGACACACAGGTATAGATGTTCAAAAGCAATGTAGGTCAACTTGAGGCAGCATATATTGAGAATCCTGATGACGTAGAAGTTTACATAACCATGCTTTCGGTCAAATACCAAATGGAGAAGATCATGCTTGGGCTCAAAGACTAGATGGAGATGATGTTGTGGGGTAAGGAGGATGTCGtaaaaaagttcaaagaggGCTTAAAGCCCATGGGTTGCAAAATGGCCATTAGCCTGTTTGTTCCCCTACCCAAAAATAGTGGGGTGTGCAAAAAGAGTACAAGGGCCTGAGGAAAAGGCCTGCAAGAGAATTTGGGCTTTATTAAATATATGGGCCTTAAATGCAAACTGGCTCATCCTGGCGCTGTATGGAGTATTAAACACGGCTAGGAGCCATTGGTTCCGAGTCAAGGCCAAACATGTGTCAGTGGTCAGAAACAAAATCTATCTACTCCGCAGGTATATGAGTCAAGACTGGGTTTGGTTCTCCCAAGCTGAGATATGATGGTGAAGAGTAGCAAATCTCTGGCCCTTGGTTGACTGCATCTAGGTCAGAAAACTTAGAGGTGATGGTTTTCGAGGGTCCAATGAATGGGAATATAGATTTGATGAGCAATGTTACGATGTTAGAGAAGTAACTTAGGGGGAAGTAGGGATGGGGGAAGGCAACTGCCGGAGGGAGGTGTTTACTGAAAATTTCGAAGAGCTTGCTTTGTTAGAAGAGCCCATAAAACAAACATCCTCTGCTGATTGAATTTTTGTTAATGGCAACGAGTTGATTCTCCGAGTTTTTGGATAGTTGGTCCCTTCCTTGATGGGAGGACGTGGCCACAATGCttctaaattttcttcttttgtagaTTTAATAAATCTTTTGTACGAATGGTCACCCTTGTTCATGACACTTCtaaatcttcttcttttgtatatttaataaattcttGTTGGTATCACCAATCTAGCATGCACAAgcgatgctcttgtatatgtcccgtatactcaGGCATTGTctattttatgatcaataaaattttgtttactgacaaaaaaaagatttaataaattcTTGTCCTCTTTCCTATTCTTAAATAGTTCTCTTATGTATGCTTCTAGTGTACTTGGGTTGCATCCTTTTatgttttgatgaaatttagtattgttacttataaaaaaaaagaaagtgttttCTTATTTGTGTTATTCAGGacttttaagaatgataatcaCACTGCTTAAACTTTGTAATTCAGCTATGTAATTGTGGTGGAGCATGATCTCAGTGTCCTGGATTATTTATCGGACTTCATTTGCTGTTTATATGGGAAACCGGGAGCATATGGGGTTGTAACTCTTCCCTTTTCAGTCAGAGAAGGAATCAATATCTTCTTGGCAGGATTTGTTCCAACGGAAAATTTACGGTTTCGGGATGAATCTCTTACCTTTAAGGTGAACTGCTAGTTTTGTCAATTTCTTGTCCTTTGCATGTAGCTTTACACTTGTATTTACTTTGTTGCCTGCATCAGGTTGCTGAGACTCCACAAGAAAGTGCTGAGGAAATTGAGACATATGCGCGATACAAATATCCAACTATGACCAAAACTCAAGGAAATTTCAAGCTTCGTGTTGTTGAGGGCGAATTTACTGATTCTCAGATTGTTGTGATGCTGGGTGAGAATGGGACAGGGAAAACAACATTTATCCGGATGCTGGTATTACTTGTCATCATTTTTGCGTTCTTTGTCAACTTTAACGATttaagttattatatataacCTAATTCTTAAGATGAGTCATCCTATTGGCTAAACTGCAGGCTGGTTTATTGAAACCTGATACTGTAGAAGGTTCTGATGTGGAGATACCTGAGTTTAACGTTTCTTACAAACCCCAGAAGATCAGTCCAAAATTTGAATCCTCTGTCAGGCACTTGCTACATCAAAAAATACGTGATTCATATATGCATCCTCAATTTGTGTCAGATGTGATGAAGCCTCTTCTCATTGAACAACTGATGGATCAAAAAGTCGTGAATCTTTCCGGTGGAGAGTTGCAAAGAGTTGCATTATGTCTATGCCTAGGGAAGGTAATCATTTTAATTGCTTCTATTGAATGTGGCAAAATATATGAAACTAggtagttttgaattttgatagcTTTATATTATCTCATTGGCATATTCCTTatgaatatttcatttttgAAGAATGCAATGCATATTTATggtgttttggttaattactattaatattcatattatctGAGTAAATTCATGGTATGGACGATAGGGAGTTCCTTGGGGAAGGGTGGCCACAGACAGGATTATCCTTTGATTAAGGTTCTATGTGTGATTAAATGGTCCAATTGGTTATTCATTTAGGGTTggtttggggagtgagatgagaatttttggttttagatggaagtttaaaatattattattgtttttgagatttgaaaaagttgaattgggatttgaaaaagttaaattgtttattatattttgtgtgggagtttgagaaagttgtaatgatgatatgagatgagactTATTTGTTCTGTTTCAaagttatgatttatttttttctttgttgatggGTTGCCCAGAGAATCAAGTTCTGAGTTGATTATTGATGTGGTGATATATTCCTTTCTTCCTAGTTCTGTGGTATTtgttgcttattttatttttttcattttgttttttatagatTGTTAGGggaatatgagagagagagttcagtAGAATTAGTTTAGAAGTTGTTCGTCGCATGCTAAATTAGATTGTTTGGCCTTTTCCATCTCTAGGGGTCAGATTCTTGTGTTCGATTTCGACGTAGCTAATAGACATTTAACTTCATCTGCACCCTCAATTTTGTTTGGTACCATTTCTTGAGAATCTCATGGGCCAGGCTTCATTCCTTTGTGTCTAATGGATGCTAGGTTTTAAGGCCTGGTGCTGCATGGGTCACATGTAAGTCCTTCATTTTgctgttttttggtttttttggggGGATAAAAGactaaaattatgttttgttcaTAGTGTTGGCAGATGCCTTGTATGTCTTGATTTCTTTCACTgtttttgtgactattttcaaAGGGgttatagtttttatttctatGAGTAGATATAGAACGATGAGCCTCTGGGATTTGTTGAAGCTTTGTGTTATTGTTTGAAGAttgttttctctcttccttATGCACTCCACACATTCCCCTGTACATATACTTGCACAATAAAAGATGTAtatggttttttatttaatttactgttattgattgtgtaattgagcatctattttttttaatgctggtgctcttgtattttatatgaaaacatTTAGAGTTCATATTTTGCTCTTCGCACTTTTTTtctgtgtttgttttttattcatttgttaTAGTCTAATCTACGTGTACCTATTGCTAACTTAGTTCTTAAGGCACATGAACTGTTGCCAACATTTTTaactatattaatttgattGCTCGAAATGGTCATTTGTGTGGTATGAATGCCCTATGGTAGTCATTTGTTGGGATTCCgtttcaaataaacaatgtAACTTTTATGCTAGCGATCTCTCATGTATGTTGACATTAAAAAAACTTCTGTTTTCTCATGATCTTTTCGAATAGTTCTAATATACTGCTTTACTTGATTCAGCCTGCGGACATTTATCTGATTGATGAACCAAGTGCATATCTTGATTCTGAGCAGCGTATAGTTGCTTCAAAAGTCATAAAGAGATTTATCCTTCATGCAAAGAAAACTGCTTTTGTTGTTGAGCATGACTTTATAATGGCAACTTATCTGGCAGACAGAGTAATTGTGTATGAGGGCAAGCCGTCAATTGATTGTGCTGCCAATTCTCCTCAGTCATTATTGACTGGGATGAATCTCTTCTTATCTGTAAGTGTCACAacttttttgttctctctctctctctctctctctctgggtcTTAACTGCTCAGGTAAGCTATTTCTCTCAATGATTGTGCATCCTTGATCACTTAAGGTGTCTGGTTCAGttgtattttgcataaaaaatatccAATTCTGATTCACGCTTCCAATGTTTCCTGTACCTCCACCCTCATATTAGTTCTCCCCCAGCATACGTAAAATCCTAGAGAATTGTAGCAAAAAACTAATACATTAAAAGATATTACTGTtctgcgtgtgtgtgtgtgttcacTATAATTCTTATCGATGCTTCATTttgcatttcatttcattcagcATCTGGATATCACATTTAGAAGGGACCCAACAAATTACCGCCCAAGAATCAACAAACTGGAGTCAACCAAAGACAGGGAGCAGAAATCTGCTGGTTCCTACTATTACCTGGATGGTtgacataaatttaaatagGTTTGTTCTTTCATATCTTGCTTTCAATCACAAGTCATGTTTAAGCATAATAGCTCTTTTGGCACCTAGATAGACTTCAGCTGGGATTTTTGTTGACATGCAGTTCCCTTCGCAATATTTAAGGGCATCAGTACGAGCCGTGGGATGTCAGCCAAGTTACTGTGttcacaaaagaaaagaggtcGAAAAGAGTCCTTAGCTCGTCCAACGGGGCACTTAAGTTGGTTATAATGAGTTTAAAGGCCATGTTATCTCTATTGATGCCAGTTAAGTATATTTTCCCCTTGCTTACTGTTCACCAGTTATGTGTGACGTGAGGTGAGTGAATATATGTATTCTACTTGGTCTTTATAACCCAAATTTTTGTAGTTTACTAGGTGACAAACAGCAAAACTGATGTTAATACTGAGTTATTGAGTTTTACATGTTTTAGTTTTCTAGTTTCCGGGTTATCACATGACAATTCCAGTATTAATTTGAGTCGTACGAATGATTTATTGTTGTATAATTAGTTAAAACTTCCAGTGGAGATAACGGGTCTCTCGGTTCTACATCTCTAATGGGTATTAATCCATGGTGACTGATGCCTGAATTACTTTATATATTGGCCTCTTTTCTCCCCCATATAGTTTTCGGTTTGTGAGTGATCTGTATGTGATTAGTTTCATTATTCTGTACGACCATGCATGTTGCTATAGAAATGCAAGTCAATAGAAATCTCTAACTCGACGAGGTTACTCTTGTTCGACTAGAGTCCGTTGGTCTAACCGTGGCGTGGAAGGAGAAAGTTGCATGTTATTCTCTTTTTACTCCCATTTCTATACGTTTGGTCGACATTATCTatcaacttttgattttttttttaatctaaaaattgaTTAATGGTAGAAAGAGACCTGGCATACTGATATCGTGACATGGAGAGAATAGAACAAGTACCTATTGATTAGAAGAGCTACCCGTTCGGTTTCTAGAAAGAGAAGTTCCTCCTCTCTAGAAAAACCTCAAATCTTTCTCCGAGTGTTTCTGCCGCCCACCCTCCTCTCCGTTCCTTTTCTAGTACGGCTCTAAATATATGCTTTCAtggtaggtttttttttttttttttttttcaatacagTTTTGGTCAGATCTACTGCACTTCGATGACTGCCTGTCGACATGCGCTCCACCATGAAATTCTCCAACCGTTGATCTATCGGGATGAAGCAGAACCGCGGCAAAATTATCGGCGCTTGACCCTCACGTGGCTTTCATGCATCGTCGCTCCCTAATGACTCTGTCGGCTACACGCATCGCACCAGTAGATTCTCTACCTCAAGATCTTTTAGATCTGCCCAACTCCATCTCACAATCACCGACGCGTGGTCTCCATGCGTCACCATAGGTGCGCGTGAGGAAAGTTGGCTCGTCGCAGTCCAATCCATTTGATGCCGGTCTCTcttctatatttttgttttctctaatTAATGATCTTGAGGAAGGGAATACGAGTCTCTCCAAGAAACATCTTAAAACAACAAACCACAGTGTACCTTCAGCTTCTACCGCCTCCAACGGTGACTCCACAGTTTGAATAGCTGTGCAAATTGTAAAAAAAGGTCTTTAAGAAGGCGTCCTCTTTGCAGCGCATGGGTAGGGACCAAGTATTTGGTCCTGAGgcctgcttttttttttttgtttttttttccttcacttttgCGTTGTGGTTGTTGTAATGAGGTATTTGTTGGGAACCCTATCCTCTCATGTATCTCGTTTTTCATTATCTGAATGATCATTTGtttgcttaggaaaaaaaaaaaagtacctaTTGATTGGTGCTATTTtgctccccctccccccccccccccaaaaaaaaaaaaaaaaaaaattgtgctgACTTGGTACCTCTTTCCATTATTGCATCCCCTTGTGTATGTAGTTAGGAATCCTCTCACTTTGCTTACATAATATTTACATGGTACGTGCCAAATTCAGTGTGAAAATGGATTGTGATGACGATTTTagggaaaggaaaatgataaagtcATCGACATTTTCTGTCGAGGCTTTTTATGGATTcgtattttttactttttttttaattaatattaaggaagtaatttttaatgagtttgtgatttaaaaaaatatatttaaaaagatgtaaataaaaaagtaaagtgcaaaatgcactataaGTAGAAAACCTTGGCGGACGTAGCAGCGTCCTTTAgggaaaacaatatataaatctGGTTCAAACTCACTCAATTTACCATTACTTTTTAAACAACTAATTCTGCCAACTACCGTCcaaactataataataataataataataatcataataatctaTACCATCAGTAAAATGCCGACATAAACACTTgataaaaagaactaaaaaaatgaaaaaatttcggAAAAGTTAAAAcgaaaacataaaaattgaaaaataattttcttaaaaagcagaattaaaaaaatgaacaacctttttataaaaattaaaaaatagaaaatgaaaaaatagtaatagcttttgttaaaaaaaagataattcaAACATAGTccttttttatctctctttttctacaaatatataattattttttacattctataaaatattttttcaaaaaattaatttttttaatatttaatacggTATGCCTTTTTTCATATAAGGGTTTATTTCCTTCAAGGAAAAATGGGTATGCTACATTCTTTAGGTAGTTTGAAACTCTGAGGGCAATGTTCAAATGTAAACAGTTCCTCTTTGGAACGGTGTATCCTCTCGCAGGGGGTGGGGGGGTGTTTATCAGAGGCTAATAGCAAAATGACACATCAACTAAGCACATGGTCTCATCTGAACCTGGCCACACCATAGAAACGGGCAAATTCCCTTTACAGAAAGGTCAGAATTGTTTGGATGAATTGCATCCCTTCAAACGCAAGCACCCAGCTGCACGCTTTACTGAAAGGTCCCAGCTGCACGTCGTACGCCGGTGGAGGAACATAAAGAGAATTAAACACAAGCTGTTTGACACAATGTCTCACAAAGCGTGAGAGCATATTAGAGAGcctttcactatatatatttatcatacagatgtgtgaatgaaaaataaaaattatagccCAATGTTACAATTGAGGAAGAATTGGAAAGTAGATGCGATTAAGCCCTCTGTTTCCATATTTGTATTTTAGCCGTTGGGTATCTTTGTTTTCATGTATGAC
It contains:
- the LOC121234195 gene encoding ABC transporter E family member 2-like; the encoded protein is MAERLTRIAIVSSDRCKPKKCRQECKKSCPVVKTGKLCIEVTPASKIAYISEELCIGCGICVKKCPFEAIQIINLPKDLDKDTTHRYGPNTFKLHRLPVPRPGQVLGLVGTNGIGKSTALKVLSGKLKPNLGRFNNPPDWQEILTYFRGSELQNYFTRILEDDLKAIIKPQYVDHIPKAVQGNVGQVLDQKDERDMKSELCIDLELNQVIDRNVGDLSGGELQRFAIAVVAVQNAEIYMFDEPSSYLDVRQRLKAAQVVRSLLRPHSYVIVVEHDLSVLDYLSDFICCLYGKPGAYGVVTLPFSVREGINIFLAGFVPTENLRFRDESLTFKVAETPQESAEEIETYARYKYPTMTKTQGNFKLRVVEGEFTDSQIVVMLGENGTGKTTFIRMLAGLLKPDTVEGSDVEIPEFNVSYKPQKISPKFESSVRHLLHQKIRDSYMHPQFVSDVMKPLLIEQLMDQKVVNLSGGELQRVALCLCLGKPADIYLIDEPSAYLDSEQRIVASKVIKRFILHAKKTAFVVEHDFIMATYLADRVIVYEGKPSIDCAANSPQSLLTGMNLFLSHLDITFRRDPTNYRPRINKLESTKDREQKSAGSYYYLDG